In the Thermodesulfobacteriota bacterium genome, one interval contains:
- a CDS encoding OmpA family protein yields MKKAKLIFVFALALAAGCVSQSTYDQQVAETQQLAYLNSVYQQLNTVLAAQVAADQVEIQQLQDQLQVTLVNEILFKEGGWELHSEGRQTLDQIVPALQQAQGKYIVIQGFTDDLPILEPLAGRFPTNWDLAAGRAISVVRYLAEQGIDPNYLAAVSFGPYHPVADNSTPAGRAQNRRIEIDIQDQMP; encoded by the coding sequence ATGAAGAAGGCAAAACTAATATTCGTATTCGCGCTCGCGCTCGCGGCTGGCTGCGTCTCGCAGAGCACGTACGACCAGCAGGTCGCCGAGACACAGCAGCTCGCATACCTCAACTCGGTATATCAGCAGCTGAATACCGTGCTCGCGGCTCAGGTCGCGGCTGACCAGGTGGAGATACAGCAGCTCCAGGACCAGCTACAGGTTACGCTCGTGAACGAGATACTGTTCAAAGAGGGCGGGTGGGAGCTTCACTCAGAGGGACGCCAGACGCTCGACCAGATCGTGCCCGCGCTTCAGCAGGCTCAGGGCAAATATATCGTAATACAGGGATTTACGGATGACCTTCCTATATTGGAGCCGCTCGCGGGCCGCTTCCCGACCAACTGGGACCTCGCTGCGGGGCGCGCGATCTCAGTCGTGCGCTATCTGGCGGAACAGGGGATAGACCCGAACTATCTCGCCGCGGTGTCGTTCGGGCCGTACCACCCGGTAGCCGACAACAGCACGCCCGCGGGACGCGCACAGAACAGGCGCATCGAGATCGATATACAGGACCAGATGCCGTAG
- a CDS encoding DUF2282 domain-containing protein — MVGVSASADVPAQPASWEKCAGIAKAGKNDCGSLDGKHDCAGKAASDSSPNEWVYVPAGTCEKITGGKVAGTEPAK; from the coding sequence ATGGTCGGAGTCAGCGCGAGCGCTGACGTCCCGGCGCAGCCGGCGTCGTGGGAGAAATGCGCGGGTATAGCGAAAGCGGGTAAGAACGACTGCGGCTCTCTCGACGGCAAGCACGACTGCGCGGGCAAAGCGGCGTCGGACTCGAGCCCGAACGAATGGGTTTATGTCCCGGCGGGCACATGTGAAAAAATCACCGGCGGCAAAGTCGCAGGCACTGAGCCCGCGAAATAA
- a CDS encoding IPTL-CTERM sorting domain-containing protein produces MRSYFLMLLLTVSFLPFYASAQEPVCPCDISTLQNGLSGSDIIDLLCPGGSLGSDSEFFLNPTTVLISLNGPPNTDYEVEEVNAGEFFCAINTDGQDPVELQLLPEDYISCRQQLIDRCSLLTRGIPTLSEWGLIATAGTLGIAGLIAARRRKAAA; encoded by the coding sequence ATGAGAAGTTATTTCTTGATGTTATTACTGACTGTATCGTTTCTTCCTTTTTATGCGTCCGCTCAGGAGCCGGTTTGTCCGTGCGACATATCGACCCTGCAAAACGGATTAAGCGGCAGCGATATCATTGATTTATTATGTCCCGGCGGGAGTCTCGGCAGCGACAGCGAATTTTTTCTAAACCCGACTACTGTGTTGATATCTCTGAACGGTCCCCCGAATACAGATTACGAGGTTGAGGAGGTCAATGCGGGCGAGTTCTTCTGCGCTATCAATACCGATGGCCAAGATCCCGTAGAGCTGCAGCTGCTTCCGGAAGATTACATTAGCTGCAGACAGCAGCTGATCGACAGATGCAGCCTGTTAACCCGCGGCATCCCGACGCTCTCGGAGTGGGGATTGATCGCGACGGCTGGCACATTGGGAATCGCCGGACTAATCGCCGCGAGAAGAAGAAAAGCAGCGGCTTGA
- a CDS encoding DNA-binding domain-containing protein, translated as MRDLAGIQKEFLDSILGGDTGTAGPHTPSGSSGGGKFSAAPYRDLVATNHLNALKDVYPVCLRLLGEGYFSFLAWNYLKDRPTNDPDLNRYGHDFPDFLEHEARVRDELKGLGYLPQVSRFEWGLYAASRKGAAAVPLEEMVSKLTNFGDRDTVFFRLNPSLSLMEFGCPVVRIWEENRREEVGGIALDEAREYVVVWNGNGDVLYKTVDDDAYGLLRRIREGVSFCELNRIYKDREQELERLIALSISSGWIVDVEDAVR; from the coding sequence ATGCGGGACCTAGCTGGCATACAAAAGGAATTTTTAGACAGTATCCTGGGCGGCGATACCGGGACTGCGGGGCCGCACACGCCGTCCGGCTCTTCCGGAGGCGGAAAGTTTTCTGCCGCGCCCTACAGGGACCTCGTCGCAACCAACCACCTGAACGCGCTTAAGGACGTATACCCCGTTTGCCTGAGGCTCCTGGGGGAGGGCTATTTCTCGTTCCTGGCCTGGAATTATTTGAAGGACAGGCCGACGAACGACCCCGATCTCAACCGCTACGGCCACGATTTTCCGGATTTCCTGGAGCACGAAGCCCGGGTGCGGGACGAGCTTAAAGGTCTCGGCTACCTGCCCCAAGTCTCGCGGTTCGAATGGGGCCTGTATGCGGCGTCCCGTAAAGGTGCGGCCGCCGTCCCGCTCGAGGAAATGGTTTCCAAACTGACGAACTTCGGAGACAGGGACACGGTCTTCTTCCGCCTGAACCCGTCCCTCTCCCTTATGGAATTCGGCTGCCCCGTCGTACGTATCTGGGAAGAGAACCGCCGCGAGGAAGTCGGCGGGATCGCGCTCGATGAAGCAAGGGAGTATGTCGTCGTATGGAACGGTAACGGGGACGTTCTTTATAAAACCGTGGATGACGATGCTTACGGATTGCTGAGGCGCATTCGGGAGGGCGTGTCGTTCTGCGAGCTGAACAGAATTTACAAGGACCGGGAGCAGGAGCTCGAACGCCTCATCGCGCTGTCGATATCAAGCGGCTGGATTGTGGATGTCGAGGACGCGGTCCGGTAA
- a CDS encoding GH25 family lysozyme, with translation MNRLIATLGFVLLLAVFLLIFFEEGYIRFNYPSEEKYPVRGIDISHHQTEIDWGILERAGLDFVFIKATEGGDHKDTKFGEYWKRAGELGLTRGAYHFFTFCKSGREQAENYIAAVPAGAGLLPPVIDVEYGGNCSARPAKEDLIREIVEFSDIVERKYGSRPLIYTTNQSYRDFISGGLPGYRIWIRDIYRTPHLPDGREWTFWQYTDRGRLWGIKGFVDLDVFGGTREEFSVLLSRN, from the coding sequence ATGAACCGCCTCATCGCCACACTGGGATTCGTCCTTCTCCTTGCAGTCTTCCTACTCATATTCTTCGAAGAGGGATACATCCGCTTCAACTATCCGAGCGAAGAGAAATATCCTGTCCGCGGGATAGACATTTCACACCACCAGACGGAGATAGACTGGGGGATACTGGAGCGAGCCGGCCTCGATTTCGTGTTCATAAAGGCGACCGAGGGCGGGGACCACAAGGACACGAAGTTCGGCGAGTACTGGAAGAGGGCGGGGGAGCTCGGGCTCACGAGAGGCGCATACCACTTCTTCACTTTCTGCAAGTCGGGCAGGGAGCAGGCGGAGAATTATATCGCGGCCGTTCCGGCCGGAGCCGGGCTCCTTCCCCCCGTGATCGACGTCGAATACGGCGGCAACTGCAGCGCCCGTCCCGCAAAGGAAGATCTGATCAGGGAGATCGTCGAGTTCTCGGACATCGTCGAGCGGAAATACGGCAGCCGCCCGCTCATCTATACGACGAACCAGTCCTACAGGGATTTTATCTCGGGCGGGCTTCCGGGCTACAGGATATGGATAAGGGACATATACAGGACGCCGCATCTCCCCGACGGCAGGGAATGGACCTTCTGGCAGTATACCGACAGGGGGAGGCTCTGGGGTATAAAGGGGTTCGTCGATCTCGACGTCTTCGGCGGCACCCGCGAGGAGTTCTCTGTTCTCCTCTCTCGCAACTAG
- the pafA gene encoding alkaline phosphatase PafA has translation MKFSANTRIAVVLLITLALSFAFSCGQPEDEEEALEAARETVPSPAPEPEALAPEPETEAAGDSPPKLVVGIIVDQMAYDFLERFAGKYGEDGFRRLAGDGFIFRNAKFNFVPTTTCPGHASIYAGAPPSVHGIIGNHWFVRAPENDEVYCARDASVSLVGGGGDEDEKAGQLSPRKMLSSTVTDELRLATGMKSKVIGIGLKDRAAIMPAGHLGNAAYWLDDESGGWVTSTYYYRDEKMSRGAKPELPGWVADFNEKYPAGKYADMPGRDGVWNTLYDISTYTESLPDDNAYEKSLRGRDEKTGEYRKPVFPYVLEDVLAENPDETKGQYGRLIKATPFGNSITKDFAAAAIKGEQLGQDDVTDFLAVSFSSTDIIGHYYGPRSVEVEDAYLRLDLDIADLLNTLDTEVGEDNYLVFLTADHGVGDVPLYLEDAGIPAGYFIDDDQVRDRLNSYLGKEFRLGGIRFVLSYSNQQVYLDRDLIEEKLGLPLADVESKAASYLMKLDGVADVVTSSELNSEDFTSGARMLVENGYNRKRSGDVIVIMEPAWIEYKERFGKKGATHGAPYDYDTHVPIIFYGRHIKTGESMRPVYVTDIAPTVSALLKIPYPNGATGNPLTELFE, from the coding sequence ATGAAATTTTCAGCCAATACCCGAATTGCCGTTGTTCTCCTGATAACCTTGGCTTTGTCTTTCGCGTTTTCCTGCGGCCAGCCCGAGGACGAGGAGGAGGCTTTGGAGGCCGCTCGGGAGACCGTCCCTTCCCCTGCGCCCGAACCTGAGGCGTTAGCTCCCGAGCCCGAGACCGAGGCGGCCGGGGATTCCCCGCCGAAGCTCGTGGTTGGCATAATAGTCGACCAGATGGCGTACGATTTCCTGGAAAGGTTCGCAGGCAAATACGGCGAGGACGGCTTCAGGAGGCTCGCCGGCGACGGGTTCATCTTCAGGAACGCGAAATTCAACTTCGTGCCTACGACGACCTGCCCAGGGCACGCGTCCATATACGCGGGCGCTCCCCCTTCCGTGCACGGCATAATCGGGAACCACTGGTTCGTCCGGGCGCCCGAAAACGACGAGGTCTACTGCGCGCGCGACGCGTCGGTGAGTCTCGTAGGGGGCGGCGGGGACGAAGACGAAAAAGCGGGGCAGCTATCCCCCCGGAAAATGCTTTCCTCGACTGTCACAGACGAGCTGAGGCTCGCGACCGGAATGAAATCGAAAGTAATAGGCATAGGGCTCAAGGACAGGGCTGCCATAATGCCCGCAGGGCATCTCGGGAACGCCGCTTACTGGCTCGACGACGAGAGCGGCGGGTGGGTCACGAGCACTTATTATTACCGCGATGAAAAAATGTCCCGGGGCGCGAAGCCCGAGCTCCCCGGCTGGGTCGCCGATTTCAATGAAAAATATCCGGCCGGGAAATACGCGGACATGCCCGGCAGGGACGGCGTCTGGAACACCCTCTACGATATATCGACATACACCGAGAGCCTGCCCGACGACAACGCATACGAGAAATCATTAAGAGGCAGGGACGAAAAAACGGGGGAGTACAGGAAGCCCGTCTTCCCGTACGTATTGGAGGACGTGCTCGCCGAGAATCCTGACGAGACGAAGGGACAGTACGGGAGGCTCATAAAGGCGACGCCTTTCGGGAACTCGATCACCAAGGACTTCGCCGCGGCCGCGATAAAGGGGGAACAGCTCGGACAGGACGACGTCACTGATTTTCTCGCGGTGAGCTTCTCGTCGACCGATATAATCGGGCATTACTACGGCCCGAGGTCCGTGGAGGTCGAGGACGCGTATCTCAGGCTCGATCTCGACATCGCGGACCTCCTGAATACTCTCGACACCGAGGTCGGCGAGGACAACTACCTCGTCTTCCTCACAGCCGACCACGGGGTAGGGGACGTGCCCCTTTATCTGGAGGATGCCGGGATCCCCGCCGGATATTTCATCGACGACGACCAGGTAAGGGACAGGCTCAACAGCTACCTCGGGAAAGAGTTCAGGCTGGGAGGCATCAGGTTCGTCCTCTCGTACAGCAACCAGCAGGTCTACCTCGACCGCGACCTGATAGAAGAGAAGCTCGGGCTCCCTCTCGCGGACGTCGAAAGCAAGGCCGCGTCCTATCTCATGAAGCTCGACGGGGTCGCGGATGTCGTGACGTCTTCAGAGCTTAACTCCGAGGACTTTACTTCAGGCGCGAGGATGCTCGTCGAGAACGGCTACAACAGGAAGCGGTCGGGCGACGTCATTGTTATAATGGAGCCCGCGTGGATCGAATACAAGGAAAGGTTCGGGAAGAAAGGCGCTACGCACGGCGCGCCTTACGATTACGACACGCACGTGCCGATAATATTCTACGGGCGTCACATAAAGACTGGGGAGTCGATGAGGCCCGTGTACGTAACCGACATCGCGCCCACTGTCTCGGCGCTCCTCAAAATACCCTACCCGAACGGCGCGACCGGGAACCCGCTCACTGAGTTGTTCGAGTAG
- a CDS encoding response regulator transcription factor, which yields MTNAFLLVITPHKITYSGIRSTLDPEIINLDIVWAEDYLCLLNTLKKPDISLFIVDCTGKPRDYLEIITVIKEKIPGAKILSIIEAENPDTELKLLSIGARGIITENTGFNLFNKAVLEVLEGNMWIRRKILERFVEKTLYFEEFCFELFENRFSRLSAKEIEILRLASVGLTNIEIAVSLFLTEKTVKNYLTHIYKKLHIRGRSEINTKVKPLYSFLDQ from the coding sequence ATGACTAACGCTTTCTTACTGGTTATAACGCCGCATAAGATTACCTACAGCGGGATCAGAAGCACTCTTGATCCTGAAATAATCAATCTTGATATCGTCTGGGCGGAAGATTATTTATGCCTGTTAAATACTCTCAAGAAGCCGGATATATCGCTGTTTATCGTGGATTGTACGGGAAAACCCCGGGATTACCTCGAAATAATTACGGTTATCAAGGAAAAAATCCCGGGTGCTAAAATCTTGTCGATTATCGAAGCGGAGAATCCTGATACGGAGCTTAAACTGCTTTCAATAGGCGCAAGGGGAATAATAACGGAAAATACAGGGTTTAATCTCTTTAACAAGGCCGTGCTGGAAGTTCTTGAGGGGAATATGTGGATCAGGAGAAAAATCCTTGAACGATTTGTCGAGAAAACGCTGTATTTCGAGGAATTCTGTTTTGAATTATTTGAAAATCGCTTCAGCCGGCTGTCTGCAAAAGAAATCGAGATATTAAGGCTGGCGTCCGTAGGTTTAACGAACATAGAGATAGCCGTTAGCTTGTTCCTGACTGAAAAAACCGTTAAGAATTATTTGACTCATATTTATAAAAAACTTCATATTCGCGGCAGATCGGAGATAAATACGAAGGTCAAACCGCTTTACAGCTTTCTCGATCAATAA
- a CDS encoding MFS transporter yields the protein MNVNVGNNRALRFVLLLGAVSLFGDMTYEAARSIIGPYLALLGASAAAVGVVAGLGEFIGYGFRVVSGLVSDRTHRYWTITIAGYVISLAAVPALALTGNWPAAAVLMMAERFGKAVRNPARDAMLSHAAHEMGRGWAFGIHEAMDQVGAIIGPAIVAGVLAWKGSYAYGFGVLLIPALIALAVLVAARVIYPHPRSLEPSFDVSKAGGFRPVFWLYLASIAFIALGFADFPLAAFHIKTAGVIADEWIPLLYAGAMGVDALSALVLGRLYDTKGMTVLFVAVSATALSAPLVFLSGAGLLAAGMALWGIGMGAQESIIRAVVADITPADRRATAYGLFNAGFGFAWFAGSSVMGVLYGKTVTGMVAFSVLAQLASLPLLFLVRRRLAGENG from the coding sequence ATGAACGTGAACGTAGGGAATAACCGGGCCCTCAGGTTCGTCCTTCTCCTCGGGGCGGTGAGCCTTTTCGGTGACATGACCTATGAGGCCGCCCGCAGCATCATCGGCCCCTACCTCGCCCTCCTCGGGGCGAGCGCGGCTGCCGTCGGAGTGGTCGCGGGCCTGGGCGAGTTCATAGGCTACGGGTTCAGGGTAGTATCGGGACTCGTGAGCGACCGCACGCACAGGTACTGGACGATCACGATCGCGGGCTACGTTATCAGCCTCGCGGCGGTGCCGGCTCTCGCGCTCACGGGCAACTGGCCCGCTGCCGCCGTGCTCATGATGGCCGAGCGTTTCGGGAAGGCCGTCAGGAACCCCGCCCGCGATGCCATGCTCTCCCACGCGGCACACGAAATGGGGCGCGGGTGGGCCTTCGGCATACACGAGGCGATGGACCAGGTGGGCGCGATCATAGGCCCGGCGATAGTGGCGGGGGTGCTCGCGTGGAAGGGGAGCTACGCCTACGGGTTCGGGGTGCTCTTGATCCCGGCGCTCATTGCCCTCGCCGTCCTCGTCGCGGCGAGGGTCATATACCCGCATCCCCGCTCGCTCGAGCCGTCATTCGACGTTTCCAAGGCCGGGGGGTTCCGTCCTGTGTTTTGGCTCTACCTCGCTTCGATAGCGTTTATCGCCCTCGGGTTCGCCGATTTCCCGCTTGCGGCGTTCCATATCAAGACCGCCGGGGTGATTGCGGACGAATGGATACCTCTCCTCTATGCGGGCGCTATGGGTGTTGACGCGCTCAGCGCGCTCGTCCTCGGACGTCTCTACGATACGAAAGGCATGACAGTTCTCTTTGTCGCGGTCTCTGCGACCGCACTCTCTGCCCCGCTCGTATTCCTCTCCGGGGCCGGGCTTCTCGCAGCCGGCATGGCGCTCTGGGGCATAGGGATGGGAGCTCAGGAATCTATAATCCGCGCCGTTGTCGCGGACATCACGCCCGCCGACAGGCGCGCCACCGCCTACGGACTCTTCAACGCGGGCTTCGGGTTCGCCTGGTTCGCCGGAAGCTCGGTCATGGGAGTGCTCTACGGAAAGACAGTCACCGGCATGGTCGCGTTCTCCGTCCTTGCGCAGCTCGCGTCGCTTCCCCTTCTCTTTTTAGTCCGCAGGCGGCTCGCGGGTGAAAACGGGTGA
- a CDS encoding bifunctional metallophosphatase/5'-nucleotidase, whose amino-acid sequence MNSLREALRGFTYLGAILAVCLLIVSASWAEEAVVDARHGSHHGGNDNKVDFWLTILHNNDGESQLINAGVGLEDFGGVARFATLVKKLRKEGDKNFAKKRIVLTLNSGDNFLAGPEFNASQQKGVPYYDSIALNKIGYDAMALGNHEFDFGPDTLEDFILGFKNPPPFVSANLDFSEEPGLDALVDDGIIVKRTVVFREGEAFGIVGATTPELPFISSPRDVIVLENVAELVQKEIDKLTKFKINKIIFISHLQDVNEDLALASELRNVDIMIAGGGDELLAEEGDLLVPGDDPANAFGPYPLTATGADGAEIPVVTTAGDYKYVGRLIVAFNKKGKVIKVDENSGLVRVAGGANPDAVSPDPFIQANVVDPVQDYVDGLAANVIATSEVALEGRRDPGVRTMETNEGNLVADALLYQATLLAPAFGMPLPDVALQNGGGIRNNTLIPAGPITELTTFDIFPFTNFVSIVPAIPRDQFKEIMENAVSATPVADGRFAQIAGFSMVYDPAGTAQVLDADLNVVTPGTKVKEIVLDDGTVIVTGGVVQPGGPIDIATIDFSARGGDMYPFRGAPFTTLGVVYQKALFNYIVDPVAQGGLGGVISAAQYPEGGEGRITTVP is encoded by the coding sequence ATGAACAGCTTAAGGGAAGCATTGAGAGGATTTACGTATTTAGGCGCCATACTTGCAGTGTGTTTGTTAATTGTATCTGCAAGCTGGGCTGAAGAGGCAGTCGTAGATGCACGCCACGGCTCGCATCACGGAGGAAACGACAACAAGGTAGATTTCTGGCTGACGATACTCCACAACAACGACGGGGAATCGCAGCTTATTAACGCCGGCGTGGGCCTCGAGGATTTCGGCGGCGTTGCCAGGTTCGCAACTCTCGTTAAGAAGCTCCGGAAGGAGGGGGACAAGAATTTCGCCAAAAAGAGGATAGTTCTGACGCTCAATTCGGGCGACAATTTCCTGGCTGGGCCCGAATTCAACGCGAGCCAGCAGAAAGGAGTCCCCTACTACGATTCGATCGCGCTAAACAAGATAGGTTACGACGCGATGGCGCTCGGCAACCACGAGTTCGACTTCGGCCCGGACACGCTCGAGGACTTCATACTCGGGTTCAAGAACCCTCCGCCCTTCGTATCGGCGAACCTCGATTTCTCCGAGGAGCCGGGGCTCGACGCGCTCGTTGACGACGGAATCATAGTGAAGAGGACGGTGGTGTTCAGGGAAGGCGAGGCGTTCGGCATAGTCGGCGCGACTACTCCGGAGCTGCCTTTCATATCGAGCCCGAGAGACGTCATAGTGCTCGAGAACGTAGCCGAGCTAGTGCAGAAAGAGATAGACAAGCTCACTAAATTCAAGATTAATAAAATCATCTTCATAAGCCACCTGCAGGACGTGAACGAAGACCTCGCCCTCGCATCCGAGCTCAGGAACGTCGACATAATGATCGCAGGCGGGGGAGACGAGCTTCTGGCGGAAGAAGGAGACCTGCTCGTGCCGGGAGACGACCCGGCGAACGCGTTCGGCCCCTACCCCCTGACCGCGACCGGAGCGGACGGCGCGGAGATACCTGTCGTTACCACGGCGGGGGACTACAAATATGTGGGAAGACTGATAGTCGCATTCAATAAAAAAGGGAAAGTCATAAAGGTAGACGAAAATAGCGGACTCGTGAGGGTGGCGGGAGGGGCCAATCCCGACGCCGTTTCGCCCGACCCCTTCATACAGGCGAACGTGGTAGACCCCGTGCAGGATTACGTCGACGGCCTCGCGGCTAACGTGATCGCGACGAGCGAAGTGGCGCTCGAAGGAAGACGCGACCCCGGCGTAAGGACTATGGAGACGAACGAGGGGAACCTGGTAGCTGACGCCCTGCTCTACCAGGCGACGCTCCTCGCACCGGCTTTCGGGATGCCCCTTCCGGACGTCGCTCTCCAGAACGGGGGCGGAATAAGGAACAATACGCTCATACCCGCAGGCCCTATAACGGAGCTCACGACGTTCGATATATTTCCGTTCACGAACTTCGTATCGATCGTGCCTGCGATCCCCAGGGACCAGTTTAAGGAGATAATGGAAAATGCGGTCTCCGCCACCCCTGTCGCGGACGGACGCTTCGCGCAGATCGCTGGGTTCTCCATGGTCTACGACCCCGCGGGCACGGCGCAGGTGCTGGATGCTGACCTGAACGTCGTAACCCCGGGAACGAAGGTGAAAGAAATCGTGCTCGACGACGGCACGGTGATTGTTACAGGCGGAGTCGTACAGCCGGGCGGTCCGATAGACATAGCTACTATCGACTTCTCCGCGAGGGGCGGGGACATGTATCCTTTCAGGGGAGCGCCATTTACCACATTGGGCGTCGTATATCAGAAGGCTTTGTTCAACTATATTGTCGATCCTGTAGCCCAGGGCGGACTCGGCGGAGTAATTTCGGCTGCGCAGTATCCCGAAGGCGGAGAGGGAAGGATTACGACTGTGCCGTAG
- a CDS encoding di-heme oxidoredictase family protein, with protein sequence MNEQETRRREGEHELIFVTSPSPVCPGLGPVFKNNSCQSCHANNGRGKPDDILTSLLFRISVPGDPGRRSQPGGGA encoded by the coding sequence ATGAATGAGCAAGAAACACGAAGAAGGGAAGGAGAGCACGAATTAATTTTTGTTACCTCACCCTCCCCCGTCTGTCCGGGTTTGGGACCCGTCTTCAAAAACAACTCTTGTCAAAGCTGTCACGCCAACAACGGCCGCGGAAAGCCCGACGATATCCTGACCTCCCTACTCTTCAGGATAAGCGTCCCGGGAGATCCGGGCCGTAGGTCCCAACCCGGCGGCGGGGCTTGA
- a CDS encoding DUF1801 domain-containing protein produces the protein MTIDEYMAKVPAKRRGRMEEILGSIRSWFPGARISMKYNMPTFEVGDRWVAVANQKSYVSLYTCSEEHIAPYAEKHPAVRSGKGCLNFRDREVIYFKDLREVVSRAFNAEK, from the coding sequence ATGACCATCGACGAATACATGGCGAAGGTCCCGGCCAAGAGGCGGGGGAGGATGGAAGAAATACTGGGGAGCATACGGTCGTGGTTCCCCGGCGCCAGAATATCCATGAAATATAACATGCCCACCTTCGAGGTAGGGGACAGGTGGGTCGCGGTCGCGAACCAGAAGAGCTACGTCTCCCTGTACACGTGCTCGGAGGAGCACATAGCCCCATACGCCGAGAAACATCCCGCGGTAAGGAGCGGGAAGGGGTGCCTCAACTTCAGGGACAGGGAAGTTATCTATTTCAAGGACCTGAGGGAGGTCGTGAGCCGCGCGTTTAACGCGGAGAAGTAA
- a CDS encoding TMEM175 family protein has protein sequence MSKGRLEAFSDGVIAIIITIMVLELTIPHEAGLGALRPLIPKFLSYVLSFIFIGIYWNNHHHLLQAVRQVNGRILWANMNLLFWLSLIPFATGWMGENRFAAWPVALYGAVLLSAAIAYVILTRILIIYQGADSILATAVGRDFKGKASLVLYAAAISLSFVNSWLACALYVLVAAMWLIPDRRIEKALAG, from the coding sequence ATGAGTAAAGGGAGATTGGAAGCGTTCAGCGATGGCGTCATCGCTATAATAATCACCATCATGGTGCTGGAACTGACGATACCGCATGAGGCCGGTCTGGGTGCGCTCCGCCCGCTGATACCGAAATTCCTGAGTTACGTGCTCAGTTTTATTTTCATCGGGATATACTGGAACAACCACCATCATCTTCTGCAGGCGGTCCGGCAGGTTAACGGCCGTATCCTGTGGGCTAATATGAACCTGTTATTCTGGCTGTCGCTGATCCCTTTCGCTACCGGGTGGATGGGTGAAAACCGCTTCGCAGCCTGGCCGGTCGCACTTTATGGCGCGGTCTTGTTATCAGCTGCGATCGCATATGTTATCCTCACCCGCATTCTCATAATCTACCAGGGCGCGGACTCCATTTTAGCGACAGCGGTCGGCCGGGACTTCAAGGGAAAAGCATCTCTTGTGCTATACGCTGCGGCAATATCGCTTTCCTTTGTGAATTCGTGGCTTGCCTGTGCCCTGTACGTCCTGGTCGCTGCCATGTGGCTGATCCCTGACCGCCGCATCGAGAAAGCGCTCGCCGGATAA
- a CDS encoding DUF692 domain-containing protein, which yields MKKSPAAKSQALSPRNNGQAMLETNGSSRAGNLRAGIGLREPHLRRIMEDKPGIDWLEIIADNIIDADETTLSRLDELRRDYALSLHSVGTSIGSVDPLNFDYLKSLKRLIDRLDPFSVSEHLCWSGAHGVHLHDLFPLPMTEETVRHVAGRIERIQDFFGRRILIENVSAYTEFEESEMSEPEFITRIARTSGSGILLDVNNIFINSYNFGLDALEYVENIPGDLVGEIHLGGGEQRDGYILDAHNSRIWDEVWDLYGRAVSRLGAVPTLIEWDNDIPGLEVLLDEADKANRIIESICGT from the coding sequence GTGAAAAAATCACCGGCGGCAAAGTCGCAGGCACTGAGCCCGCGAAATAACGGCCAGGCAATGCTCGAAACGAACGGAAGCTCGCGCGCTGGTAATCTCAGGGCGGGCATAGGTCTCCGCGAGCCTCATTTGAGGCGGATCATGGAGGACAAGCCCGGCATAGACTGGCTCGAGATAATCGCGGACAACATCATCGATGCGGACGAGACGACGCTTTCGAGGCTGGATGAGCTGAGGCGCGACTACGCGCTTAGCCTCCACAGCGTAGGCACCTCGATCGGGTCCGTGGACCCGCTCAACTTCGATTACCTGAAGAGCCTGAAAAGGCTCATAGACAGGCTCGACCCGTTTTCCGTCTCCGAGCACCTATGCTGGTCGGGCGCGCACGGGGTACATCTCCACGACCTGTTCCCCCTCCCGATGACCGAAGAGACCGTAAGGCACGTAGCCGGACGCATAGAGCGGATACAGGATTTCTTCGGGCGGAGGATATTGATCGAGAACGTTTCGGCTTATACCGAGTTCGAAGAGTCCGAGATGAGCGAGCCCGAGTTCATCACGCGCATTGCGAGGACGAGCGGGAGCGGCATCCTGCTCGACGTCAACAACATCTTCATCAACTCCTATAATTTCGGCCTCGACGCATTGGAATACGTGGAAAATATCCCCGGCGATCTCGTGGGCGAGATCCACCTCGGCGGCGGAGAGCAGAGGGACGGCTATATACTGGACGCCCATAACTCGAGGATATGGGACGAGGTGTGGGACCTTTACGGGCGCGCAGTCTCACGCTTAGGCGCGGTGCCGACTCTGATAGAGTGGGACAACGACATCCCCGGCCTCGAAGTGCTGCTCGACGAAGCGGATAAGGCGAATAGAATCATCGAGTCGATATGCGGGACCTAG